In Candidatus Eisenbacteria bacterium, one genomic interval encodes:
- a CDS encoding tetratricopeptide repeat protein produces MDGVTAMDEVKQFSTRDAARILNATEARVRDLARIGGVAPRAARGERPQFSFQELLLLRTTRGLLDAGIPPRRVRRVWSSLRRQLEADLPLTSVRILADGDRAVAWHGNAAWQPDSGQFLLHFDSADLAEASGSAMDLEFAPASPPPQPSQTQPASQASPTPQAAERPVLRVVPRILESGATTVSGTMAGAAHPEILSGAFERTRKPRRAAPPAVSPEQWFHIGCELEETSPVEARHAYLLALDGDPDYADAHINLGRLHHEDQELENAERHYREAIRCAPEEFIGHFNLAVLLEDRGRLDEAVRAYQRALELDPESADAHYNLGLMLESRGLRDEAMRHYMNARRLTKAAKRTRET; encoded by the coding sequence ATGGACGGGGTGACGGCGATGGACGAGGTCAAGCAGTTCTCCACCCGGGACGCGGCGCGCATCCTGAACGCCACGGAAGCGCGCGTTCGAGACCTGGCCCGGATCGGCGGAGTGGCCCCACGTGCCGCCCGCGGCGAGCGCCCGCAATTCTCCTTCCAGGAGCTCCTTCTCCTGCGCACCACGCGCGGCCTCCTCGATGCCGGCATTCCGCCGCGGCGCGTCCGGCGCGTCTGGTCCTCCCTGAGGCGCCAGCTCGAGGCAGACCTGCCCCTCACGAGCGTTCGCATTCTCGCGGACGGGGATCGCGCCGTCGCATGGCACGGAAACGCGGCGTGGCAGCCTGATTCCGGCCAGTTCCTGCTCCACTTCGACAGCGCGGATCTCGCGGAGGCATCCGGTTCGGCGATGGACCTCGAGTTCGCCCCGGCGTCGCCCCCGCCGCAGCCGTCGCAAACGCAACCCGCCTCGCAGGCCTCACCCACCCCGCAAGCGGCCGAGCGCCCCGTGCTTCGCGTGGTGCCGCGCATCCTCGAGAGCGGGGCCACGACGGTCTCCGGGACCATGGCCGGCGCCGCCCATCCCGAGATCCTTTCCGGGGCCTTCGAGCGCACGCGGAAGCCGCGCCGCGCCGCGCCGCCGGCCGTCTCCCCGGAGCAGTGGTTCCACATCGGCTGCGAGCTGGAAGAGACCTCGCCCGTCGAAGCGCGCCACGCCTATCTCCTCGCGCTCGACGGGGACCCCGACTACGCGGACGCGCACATCAATCTCGGGCGGCTGCATCACGAGGATCAGGAGCTGGAGAACGCCGAGCGCCATTACCGAGAGGCGATCCGGTGCGCGCCGGAGGAGTTCATCGGCCACTTCAATCTGGCGGTGCTGCTCGAGGACCGTGGGAGGTTGGACGAGGCCGTGCGCGCCTATCAGCGAGCGCTGGAGCTCGATCCGGAGTCAGCCGACGCGCACTACAACCTGGGGCTCATGCTGGAGTCGCGCGGATTGCGGGACGAGGCGATGCGGCACTACATGAACGCGCGGCGGCTCACGAAGGCGGCGAAGCGCACGCGCGAGACGTAG